In Candidatus Eisenbacteria bacterium, the genomic window CACTCGGCTCGATCGTTCGCGAGGTCGAGAGGCTGGCGGGAGGCGGCGTGAGGGAGATCAATCTCGTGGCGCAGGAGTTGACCGCGTACGGGACCGACAAGGGGAAGCCTGGCGCACTGCCCGCCCTGTTGCGGCGGCTGGACCAGATCGAGGGGATCGTCTGGATCAGACTCCTCTATACCCATCCGGCGACATGGACCGAAGAGCTTACCGACTGCCTGATGAGCCTGCCCCGCCTCTGCCGCTACGTCGACATTCCGATCCAGCATGTGTCGGAGCGTGTTCTGAGGAACATGCGGCGGCCCTCCTTCCGCCGCACCAGGAGGCTTCTGGAGCGCCTCCGCGAGAAGATCCCGGGTCTCTTCGTCAGAACGGTCCTTCTTACGGGCTTCCCGGGGGAGACCGACGAGGACTTCGAGGAGATGATCTCCTTTGTGCGGGAGTACCGCTTCGATCACCTGGGAGTCTTCGAATTCAGCCCCGAGCCCGGGACGCCCGCGGCATCCTTCGAGCGGCAGGTCCCCCCCGCGGTGCGGCGGTCGAGGCGCCGGAGAATCCTCG contains:
- a CDS encoding radical SAM protein encodes the protein LGSIVREVERLAGGGVREINLVAQELTAYGTDKGKPGALPALLRRLDQIEGIVWIRLLYTHPATWTEELTDCLMSLPRLCRYVDIPIQHVSERVLRNMRRPSFRRTRRLLERLREKIPGLFVRTVLLTGFPGETDEDFEEMISFVREYRFDHLGVFEFSPEPGTPAASFERQVPPAVRRSRRRRILAAQRKISERLNRERVGRRALLLLDEKDPRGGWRARHQGQAPEVDGRTRLRYLTGRPLRPGDLIEAVITRASIYDLEARPATEEEKGSCLAAS